In bacterium, the following are encoded in one genomic region:
- a CDS encoding TetR family transcriptional regulator C-terminal domain-containing protein — translation MKRECSNRDKILDAAARLFHQRGFQPTSLDDIVASSGVCRSNLYYHFASKEELGLAVVDWLVARFDSDVIEGTLRDAELPARRRLERFFAAVLNGLEADAYRRGCPFGNLAAELAGDHPKFRERLSGLFRHWEATVVTCLRDGIGRGEFRPDLDVERVATALVSQVEGAVLLSKTYGHGGPVRAAWATLELLESR, via the coding sequence ATGAAGCGGGAGTGCAGCAACCGGGACAAGATCCTCGATGCGGCGGCGCGGCTGTTTCACCAGCGTGGGTTCCAGCCGACGTCGCTCGACGATATCGTGGCCTCGAGCGGGGTGTGCCGCAGTAACCTCTATTATCACTTCGCGAGCAAGGAAGAGCTCGGGCTCGCGGTCGTGGATTGGCTGGTGGCGCGGTTTGACTCCGACGTCATCGAAGGAACCCTGCGCGACGCGGAGCTGCCGGCCCGGCGGCGCCTCGAGCGCTTCTTTGCCGCGGTCCTAAACGGCCTCGAAGCCGACGCGTACCGGCGAGGATGTCCCTTCGGCAACCTTGCCGCGGAACTGGCCGGCGACCATCCGAAATTTCGGGAGCGGTTGAGCGGACTGTTCCGCCACTGGGAGGCGACGGTCGTGACGTGCCTCCGCGATGGCATCGGCCGCGGCGAGTTTCGGCCGGACCTCGATGTCGAACGTGTGGCGACCGCCTTGGTCAGCCAGGTGGAAGGCGCCGTGCTGCTCAGCAAGACGTACGGCCACGGCGGGCCGGTGCGGGCGGCGTGGGCGACTTTGGAACTTCTCGAGAGCAGGTGA